The following proteins are encoded in a genomic region of Leptospirales bacterium:
- a CDS encoding MAPEG family protein: MSPFREYAQLFTLPILATVVYFLLYYSFILIHLKVKQAAKLKAQQKIVEGAPAELYSHARNAPGVAGDLNFIRADRTVLNMLEQMPAFLCSLWLFSLFVSPLWGGLLGFAYIFGRIFYYPLYYRVRLLSLLVTYPNYAIVWVLLGGTALSLLGGAG, translated from the coding sequence ATGAGTCCATTTCGAGAATACGCGCAGCTATTCACGCTGCCCATCCTGGCCACCGTAGTTTACTTCTTGCTTTACTATAGTTTCATCTTGATTCACTTGAAGGTGAAGCAGGCGGCCAAGCTCAAAGCGCAGCAGAAGATTGTGGAGGGAGCGCCGGCGGAGTTGTATTCGCATGCACGCAACGCGCCTGGCGTCGCGGGCGATCTGAATTTTATTCGAGCTGATCGCACGGTGCTGAATATGCTGGAGCAGATGCCGGCCTTCCTTTGCAGCTTGTGGCTCTTCAGCTTATTTGTAAGTCCGCTGTGGGGCGGCCTTCTGGGCTTTGCCTATATTTTTGGCCGCATCTTCTATTATCCTCTGTACTACCGCGTACGTCTGCTGAGTTTGCTCGTTACCTATCCCAACTACGCCATTGTCTGGGTTTTATTGGGCGGAACAGCGTTGAGCCTGCTGGGCGGCGCAGGATAG
- a CDS encoding SDR family NAD(P)-dependent oxidoreductase: MHRLYGPWAAITGATGLLGRAFCMQLASRGFNLHLIARSSQKLAVLEAEIKKDFAVQTSSTVCDLLEAEKHPQLLSRLNSTGEIGLLILNAGIFPFGSFEQIQIEDHRRTVALNCMSSVELAHQFLELGVPRSTRGLIFVSSVQAKQGVPFMAAYAASKAFNDILAQSLWYESKDRGIAVQSLCPGRIQRPDRPAARGALSPETIASCSLAKLGKKLCVVPGFSNRLFLSLTSMLSPERRSSIMGNMLRPARH, translated from the coding sequence GTGCACAGGCTATACGGTCCCTGGGCCGCCATTACGGGTGCGACTGGATTACTGGGACGCGCCTTTTGCATGCAACTGGCATCACGGGGATTCAATCTCCATTTGATTGCCCGCTCCAGCCAAAAGCTGGCCGTTCTGGAAGCAGAGATCAAGAAGGACTTTGCAGTACAAACAAGCAGTACCGTCTGCGATTTGCTCGAGGCCGAAAAGCATCCCCAGCTTCTATCCCGTTTGAACAGTACGGGCGAGATTGGACTGCTTATCCTCAATGCCGGAATTTTTCCCTTCGGTTCTTTCGAACAGATCCAGATTGAGGACCATAGACGGACGGTCGCTCTCAACTGCATGTCATCGGTGGAACTGGCGCACCAGTTTCTTGAGCTTGGAGTCCCGCGTTCAACTCGCGGACTTATTTTTGTAAGTTCCGTACAGGCCAAGCAGGGCGTTCCCTTCATGGCCGCCTATGCCGCCTCGAAAGCCTTCAACGACATTCTGGCCCAGAGCCTCTGGTACGAATCTAAGGACCGCGGCATAGCCGTGCAATCGCTCTGCCCGGGTCGCATCCAGAGGCCAGATCGGCCTGCAGCGCGCGGCGCCTTATCGCCCGAAACAATTGCATCTTGCTCGCTTGCAAAGCTGGGCAAGAAGCTCTGTGTCGTTCCAGGCTTTTCCAACCGACTTTTCCTCAGCCTTACTTCAATGCTTTCACCTGAAAGAAGAAGCAGCATAATGGGGAATATGCTTCGGCCCGCAAGACATTAG
- a CDS encoding lactonase family protein, with product MNINALLKRSSGAVFLAAAGLLLTRCSAGTAACAEGDANCGLLAVLSYAGSFVPKFVYVLNQNAAGTISMYSVNRVSGAIDPLNPPSIACCNSGSYMTFDPAGRFAFADDLGASVFTYAVDRSSGLLTQTATTSSGGNANPFVVEPGGRFAYGSNNGTTTINVYAYNTITGAVSLRSTATNTGAAATQGSFIDRRGRYLYTANQGSNNVSQFAIDSVSGALAPLGPAVPATGAGYICIDPLDRWLYATNPAGTTIAAYAIQSNGALVSIGVFTTPVAGPSYCAITPDSLFLIAGGAGLSVMPIDPATGALGTGASYSSGVHSGLAISASGEFVFSAEQTTMSLRTFLRNRSSGALTQIDSKLTGTGPSGVLLGSHYSL from the coding sequence TTGAACATTAACGCGCTTCTAAAACGCAGTTCTGGCGCCGTATTCCTCGCTGCCGCCGGCCTGCTTCTGACTCGCTGCTCTGCAGGGACGGCCGCCTGCGCCGAAGGCGATGCCAACTGCGGACTCCTGGCCGTTCTGTCCTATGCCGGTAGCTTTGTTCCAAAGTTTGTATATGTTTTGAATCAAAATGCGGCGGGCACGATATCGATGTATTCCGTAAATCGAGTGTCGGGCGCGATCGATCCGTTGAATCCGCCGTCCATAGCTTGCTGTAATTCGGGAAGCTACATGACTTTCGATCCCGCCGGTCGCTTTGCCTTTGCCGACGATCTTGGCGCCAGCGTTTTCACCTACGCCGTAGACCGCAGCTCTGGCCTGCTGACGCAAACTGCAACGACCAGCAGCGGCGGCAACGCGAATCCTTTTGTAGTGGAGCCCGGCGGCAGATTCGCCTATGGCTCAAACAACGGGACTACCACGATCAACGTCTACGCCTACAATACGATCACAGGAGCTGTGTCGCTGCGCAGTACTGCGACCAATACCGGCGCTGCCGCTACGCAGGGCAGCTTTATAGATCGACGCGGCCGTTATCTCTATACTGCAAACCAGGGAAGCAACAATGTCTCGCAGTTCGCCATTGATTCCGTCAGCGGCGCCCTGGCGCCGCTAGGCCCGGCAGTTCCAGCGACCGGCGCCGGCTATATCTGTATTGATCCGCTCGATCGCTGGCTTTATGCCACCAATCCGGCCGGAACGACGATCGCCGCCTACGCTATCCAGTCCAATGGCGCCCTGGTCAGCATCGGCGTATTTACGACGCCGGTCGCCGGACCTTCCTACTGTGCCATCACGCCCGATAGTTTATTCTTGATTGCAGGCGGCGCAGGATTGTCGGTCATGCCAATCGATCCTGCGACCGGGGCGCTGGGCACAGGCGCCAGCTATTCTTCCGGCGTGCACTCCGGTCTCGCAATTTCCGCTTCTGGCGAATTCGTCTTCTCAGCGGAACAGACGACGATGTCCTTGCGCACATTCTTGCGCAATCGCAGCAGCGGAGCGCTCACGCAAATTGACTCGAAACTCACTGGCACTGGGCCTTCGGGGGTGCTGCTGGGTAGCCACTATTCTCTGTAG
- a CDS encoding STAS/SEC14 domain-containing protein yields the protein MPYTVTYLNEWQVVQIAYEGEVSPADLEAALYQAAALAQEHGTEKFLADCSLMEGGHSVTDLFSTVHSLDEAKISHQMKEAIVFDPASTMAQYISFYETAAMNRGYNVRLFSDRSAALAWLKD from the coding sequence ATGCCCTACACAGTAACCTACTTGAACGAATGGCAGGTCGTCCAGATCGCCTACGAGGGCGAGGTGAGCCCCGCTGATCTGGAGGCCGCACTTTACCAGGCTGCGGCTCTGGCCCAGGAACACGGCACGGAAAAATTTCTGGCGGATTGCAGCTTGATGGAGGGCGGTCACTCAGTCACCGACCTGTTTTCCACCGTTCACTCCCTCGACGAAGCAAAGATCAGCCACCAAATGAAAGAGGCGATTGTCTTTGATCCGGCCTCAACTATGGCGCAATACATCTCATTTTACGAGACCGCTGCAATGAATCGCGGCTATAATGTCCGCCTTTTCAGCGATCGCAGCGCCGCTCTGGCGTGGCTTAAAGACTGA
- a CDS encoding multidrug efflux SMR transporter, with translation MIGWLFLGAAILSEIGGTVLLKQSAGMTRWTAAVAALGLYGLAFAFLAQSLNRLPLAMAYAIWSGIGTAGASVAGVLLFNETLSWPMLAGIALIVVGVLWLKLI, from the coding sequence ATGATCGGCTGGCTATTTCTGGGTGCAGCGATTCTCAGCGAGATCGGCGGGACTGTACTTCTCAAGCAAAGCGCAGGGATGACGCGCTGGACGGCGGCTGTCGCCGCCCTGGGACTTTACGGCCTTGCCTTTGCGTTTCTGGCGCAGTCGTTGAATCGGCTGCCGCTGGCGATGGCATACGCAATCTGGTCGGGAATTGGAACGGCGGGGGCCAGCGTGGCGGGCGTGCTCCTCTTTAATGAGACTCTGTCGTGGCCGATGCTGGCGGGCATTGCGCTCATCGTTGTCGGCGTCTTGTGGTTGAAGCTGATCTGA
- a CDS encoding M23 family metallopeptidase, which translates to MLTVLRLGCTVQPPSPEVPVAQVRILLDGGWVPLSDSGAFDFSALLGDDLPPFVFRFLGEPDFYLVGVNAFIADIWNYNLRLESAGAGTYRLAAPDGSQRLLLRIVDTETIAIISDQLAPGGSALPRGIRLRKISPAIREQLSHNVHIRAAADHRSISHLAVGLAVSEASPVGAVAAGVVVRAQNRGPYGGFVMIHHGDGLVSGYLPLSRIFVRSGDEVRPGTVVGVSGTSSHWPFIAGELEFAIWTNTPSPFNNPYHPQTEAIDPENFDWRTRTSAPVGQPALLGPERSNATGQ; encoded by the coding sequence ATGCTGACAGTGCTCCGCCTTGGTTGCACCGTGCAACCGCCATCGCCAGAGGTTCCCGTTGCCCAGGTCCGCATCCTGCTCGATGGCGGCTGGGTTCCGCTATCTGATAGCGGCGCTTTTGATTTTTCTGCGCTTTTGGGCGACGATTTGCCGCCATTTGTTTTTCGATTTCTTGGCGAACCAGATTTCTACCTTGTCGGGGTGAACGCTTTTATTGCCGATATTTGGAACTATAATCTCAGACTCGAATCGGCCGGCGCGGGAACCTACCGGCTCGCCGCACCGGATGGATCGCAGCGTCTTCTCTTGCGCATCGTCGACACTGAAACAATCGCTATAATCAGCGATCAACTTGCGCCCGGCGGTAGCGCTCTACCGCGGGGGATCCGACTGCGCAAAATCTCGCCGGCGATTCGCGAGCAATTATCGCACAATGTACACATTCGCGCCGCAGCAGATCATCGAAGCATATCACATCTGGCAGTTGGACTGGCAGTCAGCGAAGCTTCTCCAGTCGGCGCGGTGGCGGCAGGCGTTGTCGTCCGTGCGCAGAATCGGGGGCCGTATGGCGGCTTTGTTATGATCCACCACGGCGACGGCCTGGTAAGCGGATATCTGCCGCTCAGCAGGATCTTTGTACGAAGCGGCGATGAAGTGCGGCCGGGAACCGTAGTTGGCGTTTCAGGCACATCCTCTCACTGGCCATTTATCGCCGGCGAACTCGAATTTGCTATATGGACCAATACACCTTCGCCTTTCAACAACCCCTACCATCCGCAGACAGAGGCAATCGATCCTGAAAATTTTGACTGGCGTACACGCACCTCCGCTCCAGTTGGACAGCCAGCCCTGCTTGGTCCAGAGCGCAGCAACGCGACGGGCCAATAG
- a CDS encoding DinB family protein, giving the protein MRINFDYCLLMADYNQWMNQRLYDLCGGLSDSELRLDRGAFFKSIYSTLNHIVYGDLAFMSRFTGDPQEVPDLNAELFSNFSDLAEARRRLDARIRAWAKSLTNEWLSETLSYRSKVDGKLRTVQKWILVVHMFNHQTHHRGQITTLLTQLGLDIGPTDIPFMPQFDVWQAI; this is encoded by the coding sequence ATGAGGATCAACTTCGATTATTGTTTGCTGATGGCGGACTACAATCAATGGATGAACCAGCGTCTGTACGATCTGTGCGGCGGACTCAGCGATTCCGAACTCCGTCTGGATCGCGGCGCCTTTTTCAAATCCATCTATTCCACCCTGAATCATATTGTCTACGGCGACCTTGCCTTCATGTCGCGCTTCACCGGCGACCCGCAAGAGGTTCCCGATCTCAACGCAGAACTCTTTTCCAATTTTTCCGATCTGGCCGAAGCAAGGCGCCGGCTTGATGCGCGGATCCGCGCCTGGGCTAAGTCGCTTACGAACGAGTGGCTCAGTGAAACCCTCAGCTATCGCAGCAAGGTAGACGGAAAACTCAGAACTGTCCAGAAATGGATTCTGGTTGTTCACATGTTCAACCACCAGACGCATCATCGAGGTCAGATTACAACTCTGCTGACTCAGCTTGGTCTGGATATTGGGCCTACAGACATTCCGTTCATGCCCCAATTTGATGTTTGGCAGGCGATCTAA
- a CDS encoding TetR/AcrR family transcriptional regulator, with protein sequence MSPANKSRPNARAKILQAAEEAILRYGGLGLTLERTAELAGVSKGGLLYHFPDKDSLMLALIEGMIDRFDGVIEAEMKNGKSFVEAYLLASTKDRSAKAGRALIAVVAHNEELLQPLRKRYRVWQERLEAERDPTLATLIRYVIDGAWFSAILGLGQPGPQVTRKLNRKLLELVRGREQ encoded by the coding sequence GTGAGTCCCGCAAACAAGTCGCGACCTAACGCCAGAGCGAAAATTCTGCAGGCCGCTGAGGAGGCGATTCTTCGCTACGGCGGCCTGGGGCTGACCCTGGAACGTACGGCAGAATTGGCTGGCGTGAGCAAGGGCGGCCTGCTCTATCATTTTCCGGACAAGGATTCCTTGATGCTGGCCCTGATCGAAGGGATGATCGATCGATTCGACGGGGTGATCGAGGCGGAGATGAAGAATGGCAAAAGCTTTGTGGAGGCCTACCTTCTGGCTTCCACAAAGGATCGATCGGCAAAGGCCGGGCGAGCCTTGATCGCCGTCGTGGCTCACAACGAGGAGCTGTTGCAACCCTTGCGCAAGCGCTACAGAGTCTGGCAGGAGCGACTGGAAGCGGAGCGCGATCCGACCCTGGCTACATTAATTCGCTACGTGATCGACGGCGCCTGGTTTTCGGCCATTCTGGGGCTGGGCCAACCGGGGCCGCAGGTCACTCGCAAGCTGAACCGGAAATTGCTGGAGCTGGTCAGGGGTAGAGAGCAGTAA
- a CDS encoding MarR family transcriptional regulator, protein MKRIQMLLPAWKAFLAFHSSVIARIETELRESGQISLAWYDILIELERAPAGRLKQNSLAQACILTKSGISRTLDVLQKERLLRRETDSEDRRSNYAVISELGRQRLKEAWPVYRSCILKYFDLERDDLTSLQTAFVALTLRLQK, encoded by the coding sequence ATGAAACGGATCCAAATGTTGCTGCCGGCCTGGAAGGCGTTCCTGGCCTTTCACTCCTCGGTCATCGCACGCATAGAGACTGAGCTGCGTGAAAGCGGTCAGATCTCGCTTGCCTGGTATGATATTTTGATCGAACTGGAAAGGGCGCCTGCAGGGCGATTGAAGCAGAATAGCCTGGCGCAAGCCTGCATTCTCACCAAGAGCGGCATTTCCCGAACCCTGGATGTTCTGCAAAAGGAGCGCCTCCTTCGGCGAGAAACCGATTCTGAGGATCGCCGCTCCAACTATGCAGTCATTAGCGAGCTGGGACGGCAACGTCTGAAGGAGGCCTGGCCGGTCTATCGATCCTGTATCTTGAAGTACTTTGACCTGGAGCGGGACGATTTAACTTCGCTGCAAACTGCATTCGTTGCATTGACATTACGATTGCAGAAATGA
- a CDS encoding HAD family hydrolase has translation MKPVHAILFDYDDTLVRTREIRYGTIKKMARDAFRFSISDSEIDAAWGTPGDVFLLKLFGQYAGGDMQRLWTTYNDYCSSDPNQFHAGAEDFLREFGGRFKFGIVTSSSRKRVDPELSALGLSFEQFVAIQTAEDSSAHKPDPLVFEPICARFKQLGILPENILYVGDARYDFVASTGFGLQFIGMAHGPRELAGFQQHSIAYVQSFQELEALMNRGQSDASQME, from the coding sequence ATGAAACCGGTCCATGCGATCCTCTTTGACTATGACGACACTCTGGTGCGCACGCGAGAGATTCGCTACGGCACAATCAAGAAGATGGCGCGTGACGCCTTTCGCTTCTCGATATCTGACAGTGAAATAGACGCCGCTTGGGGAACGCCAGGCGACGTGTTCCTCTTGAAGCTGTTTGGACAGTACGCCGGCGGCGATATGCAGCGCCTGTGGACTACCTACAATGACTATTGCAGCTCGGACCCCAATCAATTTCACGCTGGCGCTGAGGACTTTCTAAGGGAGTTCGGCGGACGATTCAAGTTTGGCATTGTAACTTCATCCAGCCGAAAACGAGTCGATCCAGAACTATCCGCGCTTGGCCTGAGCTTCGAACAATTTGTCGCCATCCAGACCGCCGAAGATTCCAGCGCCCATAAGCCTGATCCGCTGGTCTTTGAACCGATCTGCGCCCGCTTCAAACAGCTTGGCATCCTTCCGGAGAACATACTTTATGTGGGCGACGCACGCTATGATTTTGTAGCATCCACTGGTTTTGGCCTGCAGTTTATTGGAATGGCTCACGGTCCGCGAGAACTGGCCGGATTCCAGCAGCACTCCATTGCCTATGTTCAGAGCTTTCAGGAACTGGAAGCCCTCATGAACAGGGGCCAGAGCGACGCGTCTCAGATGGAGTAA
- a CDS encoding DoxX family protein codes for MNDLAVSILRTDAGWAGPILRLALGIMLLPHGAQKLLGWFGGYGFSGTMGYFTATMRMPWILALIVILTEFFGSLFLIAGAGVRFWSLLIAIIMSAAAILAHRQHGFFMNWFGNQSGEGVEFFILAVGIALTLLVGGAGRVSVDALFVHRN; via the coding sequence GTGAACGATCTGGCTGTTAGTATTTTAAGGACCGATGCGGGATGGGCTGGGCCGATCCTGCGATTGGCGCTGGGAATCATGTTGCTGCCACACGGCGCTCAGAAGCTGCTGGGCTGGTTTGGCGGGTACGGCTTCTCGGGAACGATGGGCTATTTCACCGCAACGATGCGGATGCCATGGATTCTGGCGCTGATCGTCATTTTGACCGAATTCTTCGGCAGTCTCTTCTTGATCGCCGGCGCGGGCGTGAGATTCTGGAGCCTGTTGATTGCAATCATAATGAGTGCAGCAGCCATTCTGGCGCACCGCCAGCACGGCTTCTTTATGAACTGGTTTGGCAATCAAAGCGGAGAGGGAGTGGAGTTCTTCATTCTGGCTGTAGGTATTGCGCTGACGCTACTTGTCGGAGGCGCCGGCCGCGTTTCGGTCGATGCGCTCTTCGTCCATCGGAATTGA
- a CDS encoding SRPBCC family protein yields MKVVLIVLLILVLLVLAIYLAGTLLPVRHTAQVHVTLQAPAGKVWDRLSDFSKYPAWRTGIQSVERLEDRNGLPLWRETSAHGAVDYLTEESLPPQRMRRRIVDNKNFGGAWTMELKERGGTTELEITEEGEVYNPVFRLISRLIIGHQATMRGFVDDLQRSLQ; encoded by the coding sequence ATGAAGGTAGTCTTGATTGTCCTCCTCATCCTGGTCTTGCTGGTTCTGGCAATCTACCTGGCTGGAACTCTGCTGCCCGTAAGGCACACGGCGCAAGTACATGTTACGCTTCAGGCGCCGGCTGGCAAGGTCTGGGATCGACTCAGCGATTTTTCAAAATACCCTGCCTGGCGCACAGGGATTCAAAGCGTAGAACGTCTCGAAGATCGCAACGGCTTGCCGTTGTGGCGCGAAACCTCCGCCCACGGCGCGGTCGACTATCTGACCGAGGAGTCTCTGCCGCCGCAGCGAATGCGACGCCGGATCGTCGACAACAAGAACTTCGGCGGCGCCTGGACCATGGAACTCAAGGAGCGCGGCGGTACAACTGAACTTGAGATCACCGAAGAGGGGGAGGTCTACAATCCGGTCTTTCGACTGATCTCTCGTTTGATCATCGGACACCAGGCAACCATGCGCGGATTCGTCGATGATTTGCAGCGCTCTTTGCAGTAG
- a CDS encoding glutathione S-transferase has protein sequence MSNIELYEFPISGNCHKVRMLLSFLKLQYRSRIVNGAAGEQKSPQFLAMNPFGQVPLLVEDGLAVRDSQAILVYLAMKYSRGVWLAEDPAGVAQTAAWLSTAANEITRGPAAMRAHYKFGRALDLEAAEKMAASVCSVVDGQLSKAEWLVGAAPTIADLAVYPYLALAHEGKFDLSPYPAILAWMRRIRAMPGFVSMPGIEA, from the coding sequence ATGTCCAACATCGAGCTCTACGAATTTCCGATCTCCGGCAACTGCCACAAGGTCAGGATGCTTCTCTCCTTTCTCAAACTGCAATACCGCAGCCGCATTGTGAACGGGGCTGCCGGCGAGCAGAAGAGCCCGCAATTTCTCGCAATGAATCCCTTTGGCCAGGTTCCGCTTCTAGTTGAGGATGGACTGGCAGTGCGCGATAGTCAGGCAATCCTGGTCTATCTGGCGATGAAGTACAGCCGCGGCGTCTGGCTGGCGGAAGATCCGGCGGGGGTTGCTCAGACGGCAGCCTGGCTCTCAACGGCCGCAAACGAAATCACACGCGGACCGGCGGCGATGCGTGCGCACTACAAGTTCGGCCGGGCGCTGGATCTGGAAGCGGCGGAGAAGATGGCGGCCAGCGTTTGCTCCGTCGTGGATGGACAACTGTCAAAAGCAGAATGGTTGGTCGGCGCTGCGCCTACCATCGCCGACCTTGCCGTGTATCCCTATCTGGCGCTGGCGCACGAGGGAAAATTTGATCTTTCGCCTTACCCGGCAATTCTGGCCTGGATGCGTCGGATTCGGGCCATGCCCGGTTTTGTGAGCATGCCTGGAATTGAGGCCTAG
- a CDS encoding FAD-dependent monooxygenase, with the protein MQANAAREDSAIIVGGGIGGLCAAIALRAADIDTVVYERVANPGDVGAGLIVAANAMRSLRRLNLADAVIRQGSIVQQIQIRKADGKLLSSTDASTFKEQYGEPSVAIHRAALHRILLEALPPSSVKLGCSCASIEQSEGEVVAHFVGGEQARAKMLIGADGIRSMVRQHLFPETRLRYSGYSAWRGVVQARHETTGVACSESWGRGRRFGIIPLDSKRIYWFATGNAPAGREDAAAKQKETLLQMFGDWHKPIAELIADTPAEAILHNDIYDFAPMRRWRQGRITLLGDAAHATTPNLGQGACMAIESADALAQSISGNEALSQSFENYEARRRPRTAFITNQSWRLGRMAQMENAVACAVRNLMVRLTPAAAMQRQLAKVLGDDS; encoded by the coding sequence ATGCAAGCGAACGCAGCCAGAGAAGATTCAGCAATCATTGTCGGCGGAGGCATTGGCGGCCTGTGTGCGGCGATTGCACTGCGTGCAGCAGACATAGATACCGTCGTCTATGAACGTGTTGCCAATCCCGGTGATGTGGGCGCTGGCTTGATCGTCGCGGCCAACGCCATGCGCTCGTTGCGTAGACTGAACCTCGCCGATGCAGTGATCCGGCAAGGATCGATTGTGCAACAGATTCAGATTCGCAAAGCGGACGGCAAGCTCCTCTCGTCGACGGATGCGTCGACCTTCAAGGAGCAGTACGGCGAACCAAGCGTCGCGATCCACCGCGCCGCATTGCACAGGATATTGCTTGAAGCATTGCCGCCCTCAAGCGTCAAACTGGGTTGCAGCTGCGCCAGTATCGAACAAAGCGAAGGCGAAGTTGTGGCGCACTTTGTCGGCGGCGAGCAGGCGCGCGCAAAGATGCTGATTGGCGCTGACGGCATACGCTCCATGGTTCGCCAGCATCTTTTTCCGGAGACCAGGCTGCGTTATTCCGGCTACAGCGCGTGGCGCGGCGTGGTCCAGGCGCGCCATGAAACGACAGGCGTCGCTTGCTCCGAGTCCTGGGGAAGAGGTCGTCGTTTCGGAATCATACCGCTCGACAGCAAGCGGATCTACTGGTTTGCCACCGGCAACGCGCCTGCTGGTCGGGAGGATGCCGCTGCGAAGCAGAAGGAAACGCTGCTGCAGATGTTTGGCGACTGGCACAAGCCCATAGCCGAGCTGATTGCAGATACGCCAGCTGAGGCAATTTTGCACAATGATATCTATGACTTTGCGCCAATGAGACGATGGCGTCAGGGTCGCATCACCTTGCTTGGCGATGCAGCGCACGCCACGACGCCCAATCTCGGGCAGGGGGCCTGTATGGCCATTGAATCGGCGGATGCGCTGGCGCAGAGTATTTCTGGCAACGAAGCTCTGAGCCAGTCGTTTGAGAACTACGAAGCGCGACGCAGGCCGCGTACTGCCTTCATTACCAATCAATCCTGGCGTCTGGGTCGCATGGCGCAGATGGAGAATGCAGTGGCCTGTGCCGTCCGCAACCTGATGGTGCGGCTTACGCCAGCGGCGGCCATGCAGCGGCAGCTGGCGAAAGTACTGGGCGACGATAGCTGA
- a CDS encoding dihydrofolate reductase family protein — MSKVRVAAFGISLDGFGAGPNQSLDHPLGERGPEIMNWVFHTRFFQQMHGDGGGDGSTGIDNEFALRSFENVGAWILGRNMFGPIRGDWGDQSWKGWWGDNPPYHMPVFVLTHHARDPLQMEGGTTFYFVTEGIDAALDRAKAAAKSKDVRIGGGVQTIRQYLQKGLIDEMHFAHSPVYLGRGENLLVDLDLPELGFKIVEQKQGEGALHMILRKD; from the coding sequence ATGAGCAAAGTGCGCGTTGCTGCGTTTGGCATTTCCCTCGACGGTTTCGGCGCCGGGCCAAACCAGAGCCTCGATCACCCGCTTGGCGAGCGCGGTCCGGAGATTATGAATTGGGTCTTCCACACGCGCTTCTTTCAGCAGATGCACGGCGATGGCGGCGGCGATGGGTCAACGGGCATTGACAATGAGTTTGCGCTGCGATCCTTCGAAAATGTCGGCGCCTGGATTCTGGGACGCAACATGTTTGGCCCAATTCGCGGCGACTGGGGCGACCAGTCCTGGAAGGGCTGGTGGGGCGACAATCCGCCTTACCACATGCCGGTTTTTGTGCTCACCCATCATGCGCGCGATCCGCTGCAGATGGAAGGCGGGACCACATTTTACTTTGTTACGGAGGGCATCGATGCCGCGCTTGACCGGGCAAAAGCCGCCGCAAAGAGCAAAGACGTGCGCATCGGCGGCGGCGTGCAGACCATTCGACAGTACTTACAGAAGGGTCTAATCGATGAAATGCACTTTGCGCATTCGCCAGTTTATCTTGGTCGCGGAGAGAATTTGCTGGTCGATCTTGATCTTCCAGAACTGGGCTTCAAGATTGTGGAGCAAAAGCAGGGCGAAGGCGCGCTGCATATGATTCTCCGCAAGGATTGA
- a CDS encoding DUF1905 domain-containing protein, with the protein MKKLSFQCKLFRHPGAGGWTFATVPPECAPPYKLSWGRTPARAGLDGKEWDTSVWTERSGRILLPIPAKVRGKRKAGELVKLTLSYDR; encoded by the coding sequence ATGAAGAAACTTTCCTTCCAGTGCAAACTCTTTCGGCATCCCGGCGCCGGCGGTTGGACCTTTGCAACGGTACCCCCGGAATGCGCGCCGCCTTACAAGCTGTCCTGGGGACGCACGCCGGCGCGGGCCGGATTGGACGGAAAGGAATGGGATACAAGCGTCTGGACGGAGCGTTCCGGCAGAATTCTCCTGCCCATTCCGGCAAAGGTGCGCGGAAAGCGCAAGGCGGGAGAGCTGGTCAAGCTTACGCTCAGCTATGATCGCTAG